One genomic segment of Cellulophaga sp. HaHaR_3_176 includes these proteins:
- a CDS encoding T9SS type A sorting domain-containing protein — protein MKKIFFIIFICFFSLNGFSNTSNNENGTNVFEEYTLTIITSNGSVLKLLDNEETNLISFEEGETVRLVTRPAVGYKFSHWEGDVSGNRLIADVVMTGNKSVIAVFEEWVPATGIPMPEFGIFETYRMYDNVANRNTELIYSQNAEGGYYTHYIDNTAPNATDSSNKYGTEAKPRVSMPSASDIPEGSVVEYHGITYTRGHTVLKLTGTEQMPIFIRGASVDNHVEIASSAFYLNSEYVIMENLKLSVTVRSYDDKKAHHVAIRNFEAKSLSAVSYDDGTSADNVVFYGNYINRDQFDPADGDFEEADGMGVSINGRSDSVWIIDNIITRAGGDAVGNGHAANYTAKNYFVGRNIMYTCGENAVDIKEVDKVIVSENVMFNYKGWSSGSDGAAVVMHYGPNVSPKNVWVVNNEIFDCSSTGIQVGGDQVYDVYLIGNLIHDIHNESNTAKGYISWSSQKVYMINNTFYNVDNGINSSISNPNAALFATNNIISNVSEGGYHMSIGGSTHMSNSIFENNLYYQPDGVATLNWGSNSYTVPEFIANTGKGAGSIEGNPLFVNPEAIDFSLQSNSPAIDAGIEHSTYQLYENLYGMSIKNDANGVAKPNGDAWDIGAYEFNFFDAPIDTNNPTINREELRDLIASSKGNIEAATLGNAEGEYTQVLVDDANAAVADAETSLANATTQNEIDQATIDLAAAMELFVPNSSNMELYLYPNPVIDTLVLENISDVIYISIFNATGSLIKTVSNTNNTMNLDLSNLSTGVYYLNLYTSNEVISKTILKK, from the coding sequence ATGAAAAAAATATTTTTTATAATTTTCATATGTTTTTTTTCATTGAATGGATTTTCAAACACAAGTAATAACGAAAACGGAACTAATGTATTTGAAGAATATACACTTACCATTATAACGAGTAACGGATCTGTTTTGAAGTTATTAGATAATGAAGAAACCAATCTAATATCATTTGAAGAAGGCGAAACAGTTAGACTAGTTACACGACCAGCTGTTGGATATAAGTTTTCACATTGGGAAGGAGATGTATCAGGAAATAGACTAATTGCAGATGTTGTAATGACAGGGAATAAATCAGTAATTGCTGTTTTTGAAGAATGGGTGCCCGCTACAGGAATACCTATGCCTGAATTCGGAATTTTTGAAACATACCGTATGTATGATAATGTTGCAAACCGCAACACTGAATTAATATATAGTCAAAATGCTGAAGGAGGATATTACACACATTATATTGATAATACGGCTCCTAACGCAACAGATTCTAGTAATAAATATGGTACGGAAGCTAAACCAAGAGTGTCCATGCCTAGTGCCTCAGATATACCAGAAGGCTCTGTGGTAGAATATCACGGTATTACATATACAAGAGGGCATACCGTACTTAAGTTAACGGGTACAGAACAGATGCCAATATTTATTCGAGGAGCATCTGTTGATAACCATGTAGAGATAGCATCTAGTGCTTTTTATTTGAATAGCGAGTATGTTATTATGGAGAATTTGAAATTGAGCGTAACAGTTCGTTCTTATGATGATAAAAAAGCCCACCATGTAGCTATTAGAAACTTTGAAGCAAAATCGTTATCGGCGGTTTCTTATGATGATGGTACATCTGCTGATAATGTGGTTTTTTATGGCAATTATATTAATCGAGATCAATTTGACCCAGCAGATGGAGATTTTGAAGAAGCAGATGGTATGGGCGTAAGTATTAATGGTCGTTCAGATAGTGTTTGGATTATTGATAATATTATAACTAGAGCAGGAGGTGATGCTGTAGGAAATGGACATGCTGCAAATTATACCGCAAAAAACTATTTTGTGGGAAGAAATATAATGTACACGTGTGGAGAAAATGCTGTAGATATAAAAGAGGTAGATAAAGTTATTGTTTCAGAAAATGTAATGTTTAATTATAAAGGCTGGTCATCAGGTAGTGATGGGGCAGCAGTAGTAATGCATTATGGTCCGAATGTTTCGCCTAAAAATGTATGGGTTGTAAATAATGAGATATTTGATTGTAGCTCTACAGGTATTCAAGTTGGTGGCGATCAGGTTTATGATGTGTATTTAATTGGAAATTTAATACATGATATTCATAACGAATCTAATACTGCCAAAGGGTATATCTCATGGTCAAGCCAAAAAGTATACATGATCAATAATACATTTTATAATGTAGATAATGGTATAAATTCTAGTATTAGTAATCCAAATGCAGCACTATTTGCTACTAATAATATTATTTCAAATGTAAGCGAAGGTGGGTATCACATGTCTATAGGCGGATCTACTCATATGTCTAACTCTATTTTTGAGAATAACCTTTATTACCAGCCTGATGGAGTTGCCACGTTAAATTGGGGGTCAAACTCATATACTGTACCTGAATTTATAGCAAATACAGGTAAAGGAGCAGGGAGTATTGAAGGAAACCCTTTATTTGTAAATCCAGAAGCGATTGACTTTTCACTACAATCAAATTCACCTGCTATAGATGCAGGAATAGAACATTCTACGTATCAATTATATGAAAACCTTTATGGAATGAGTATAAAAAATGATGCAAATGGAGTAGCAAAACCTAATGGTGATGCTTGGGATATTGGAGCTTATGAATTTAATTTTTTCGATGCCCCTATCGATACTAATAACCCAACAATAAATAGAGAAGAATTAAGAGATCTTATAGCTTCATCAAAAGGAAATATTGAGGCAGCAACTCTAGGTAATGCAGAGGGTGAATATACACAAGTTCTTGTAGATGATGCTAATGCAGCAGTTGCTGATGCCGAAACATCATTAGCGAATGCTACAACTCAAAATGAAATAGACCAAGCAACAATTGACCTTGCTGCGGCTATGGAATTGTTTGTGCCTAATAGTTCAAATATGGAATTATACCTCTATCCAAATCCTGTGATTGATACATTGGTACTAGAAAATATTTCAGATGTAATCTACATTTCAATATTTAATGCAACAGGAAGTTTAATTAAAACTGTTTCAAATACAAACAATACAATGAATTTAGATTTATCTAATTTAAGTACAGGTGTTTACTACCTTAATTTATATACATCAAACGAAGTAATATCGAAAACAATTCTTAAAAAATAA
- a CDS encoding pentapeptide repeat-containing protein gives MSFNKNKLQEVDFTDCDLNLSVFDNCDLQNAIFKNTNLQNPDLRSSYNFSIDLENNQIKGAKFTLETIVGLLIKYNIDSNF, from the coding sequence ATCTCATTTAATAAAAATAAACTCCAAGAGGTAGATTTTACTGACTGTGACTTAAATTTATCTGTTTTTGATAATTGTGATCTTCAAAATGCAATATTTAAAAATACAAATTTGCAAAATCCAGATTTAAGAAGTTCTTACAACTTTTCAATTGATCTAGAAAATAACCAAATCAAAGGTGCTAAATTTACTTTAGAAACAATTGTAGGGCTTTTGATAAAATATAATATAGACTCTAACTTTTAA
- a CDS encoding T9SS type A sorting domain-containing protein, whose protein sequence is MKTYFITILLVFLSIKITKATEYNVGPDQPLSSISEVPWDNLEAGDIVYIHWKSTPYYEKWVINAQGTEQNRIKVIGVSNANGQKPIISGNGAITPTYLNYWNKERSLIKIGGSSVPSDGLPSYITIENLEIRSAHPNYNFTDHNGDQGTYTSSAAAIHIEKAAHVIIRGCDIHDCGNGIFIGAFNGDTKDILIANNYIYDNGISGSLYEHNTYTEAFGITYEYNRFGALRDGALGNNLKDRSAGLVVRYNWIESGNRQLDLVDSDYAELYGDTSYNKTYVYGNILIEPDGAGNSQIVHYGGDSGSTNRYRKGNLYFYNNTVISTRNSKTTLVRLSTNNETMQAFNNVIYTTNVDARLSMLDDTGTINLHHNWIVENWVKSHSSSPSGTLNDQGNNLTGTDPLFNAIEDQDFTLQDNSALIDNGTIIPTAHTPSHDVTNQYVKHSGNTERNVVASFDIGAFEYGTESNNPDPEPNPDPEPNPDPNPTPDPEPTPDPEPEPIPNEEDNEESANIILYPNPSATSVYLENIEIETILSIQFFAQNGELVLTTSGTAIDVSSMANGIYFMKINTLENKELTFKFIKN, encoded by the coding sequence ATGAAAACCTACTTCATAACTATTTTATTAGTATTCTTATCTATTAAAATTACCAAAGCCACTGAGTACAATGTTGGCCCAGACCAACCCTTATCAAGTATTTCTGAAGTACCTTGGGATAATCTTGAAGCTGGTGATATCGTATATATACATTGGAAAAGCACACCATATTATGAAAAATGGGTTATTAATGCTCAGGGAACAGAACAAAATAGAATTAAAGTTATTGGTGTGAGTAACGCTAATGGTCAAAAACCTATTATAAGTGGAAATGGTGCAATTACTCCTACTTATTTAAATTATTGGAATAAAGAGAGAAGCTTAATTAAAATTGGTGGTTCTAGTGTACCTTCTGATGGGTTACCAAGTTATATTACTATTGAAAATTTAGAGATTAGATCAGCACACCCTAATTACAATTTTACTGATCATAATGGCGATCAAGGAACTTATACAAGTTCTGCAGCTGCTATACATATTGAAAAGGCAGCACATGTTATTATTAGAGGTTGTGACATTCATGATTGTGGAAATGGAATATTTATAGGAGCTTTTAATGGTGACACAAAAGACATACTTATAGCTAATAATTATATTTACGACAACGGAATATCGGGTAGTTTATACGAACATAATACATATACAGAAGCTTTTGGAATTACCTACGAGTATAACCGGTTTGGTGCTTTACGTGATGGGGCTTTAGGTAATAATTTGAAAGATAGATCAGCAGGTTTAGTCGTAAGGTATAATTGGATTGAAAGTGGCAATAGACAGTTAGATCTTGTAGATTCTGATTATGCTGAACTTTATGGTGATACTTCATATAACAAAACATACGTTTATGGTAATATTTTAATAGAACCAGATGGCGCCGGAAATTCTCAGATTGTACACTATGGTGGTGACAGCGGTTCTACAAATAGGTACAGAAAAGGAAATTTGTATTTTTATAACAATACTGTTATTTCTACAAGAAATTCTAAAACTACTTTAGTTCGCCTCTCTACTAATAACGAGACAATGCAAGCTTTTAATAATGTTATTTACACTACTAATGTTGACGCAAGATTGTCAATGTTAGATGATACTGGCACTATAAATTTACATCATAATTGGATTGTTGAAAATTGGGTAAAATCACATAGTAGTTCTCCATCAGGCACATTAAATGATCAGGGAAATAATCTTACAGGAACTGATCCTTTATTTAACGCTATTGAAGATCAAGATTTTACTTTGCAAGATAACTCTGCTTTAATAGATAACGGAACAATAATTCCTACCGCTCACACCCCATCACATGATGTGACTAACCAGTATGTTAAACATAGTGGAAATACTGAAAGAAATGTTGTCGCTTCTTTTGATATCGGTGCATTTGAGTACGGAACTGAAAGCAATAATCCAGACCCAGAACCTAACCCAGACCCTGAACCTAACCCAGACCCCAATCCAACTCCTGACCCTGAACCAACTCCAGATCCCGAGCCAGAACCAATTCCAAATGAAGAAGACAACGAAGAGTCAGCAAATATAATTTTATATCCTAACCCAAGTGCAACATCTGTTTATTTAGAAAATATTGAAATAGAGACTATTTTAAGCATCCAGTTCTTCGCTCAAAATGGCGAATTAGTTTTAACAACTTCTGGTACAGCTATTGATGTTTCCTCTATGGCAAATGGTATATATTTTATGAAAATTAATACCCTTGAAAATAAGGAACTTACTTTTAAGTTTATTAAAAACTAA
- a CDS encoding MOSC domain-containing protein, translated as MKVNKLFVHPIKSARGISLPSAEILITGFKYDRCIAVINTSNKIITGREYPNLLKINCRIGKGNLIINSDKEDEFIFPLPHENKISTIKLFNKEVVGTLFAESANNWISTFLKDDFRLVYIEDDYNYLQEKNGGRPEEKKGYADATPVHLISLTTLEYLNSKLTKKVGVRNFRPNIVIDGVEPFEEDSWSVIAINGCYFRVQETTTRCIFTTIDPKTAEKDKNIQPLKELADLRSKMGLKPTFGISLVPLEEGVISEGNSVTVIENKK; from the coding sequence ATGAAGGTTAATAAACTATTTGTACATCCAATAAAATCAGCTAGAGGTATCTCATTACCATCTGCTGAAATCTTAATTACAGGTTTTAAATATGATCGTTGTATTGCTGTCATCAATACATCAAATAAAATAATTACAGGCCGTGAATACCCTAATTTACTTAAAATAAATTGTAGAATAGGTAAAGGAAATCTAATAATTAATAGTGATAAAGAAGATGAATTTATTTTTCCGTTACCTCATGAAAATAAGATAAGTACTATAAAATTATTTAACAAAGAAGTTGTTGGAACGTTATTTGCTGAATCGGCTAATAATTGGATTTCGACCTTTTTAAAAGATGATTTTAGGTTAGTATATATAGAAGATGATTATAATTATCTTCAAGAAAAAAACGGAGGGAGACCAGAAGAAAAAAAAGGATATGCAGATGCTACGCCAGTACACCTTATTAGCCTAACTACATTAGAATATTTGAATTCTAAATTGACCAAAAAAGTAGGTGTTCGAAATTTTAGGCCAAATATTGTTATTGATGGGGTGGAGCCATTTGAAGAAGATTCATGGTCTGTTATAGCTATAAATGGATGTTATTTTCGAGTACAAGAAACAACGACTAGATGCATATTCACGACTATAGACCCAAAAACTGCTGAAAAAGATAAAAATATACAACCTTTAAAAGAGTTAGCAGATTTACGATCAAAAATGGGATTAAAACCTACTTTCGGAATAAGTCTTGTTCCTTTAGAAGAAGGTGTTATTTCAGAAGGAAATTCAGTAACGGTAATCGAAAATAAGAAATAG
- a CDS encoding FAD/NAD(P)-binding protein translates to MNKLPELAIVGCGPRGLSALESLYSEAANKKVLPETLVFESNKYPGAGQVYNLDQPDSNWLNVSERGIGIPPRNKIVFKNFSIPEFPDFQNWSGYSNKENKDTSVDKFPFRSKLGEYLNQRYHSIADVLIENKIMTFIAGEVDCLTIENDCIGIDVVGGKNYHVKQAVLCIGHQPIALDEQLTTWKNRVLQLDFINLFTQPYPTNRILESFEAQNEISIGIRGFGLAMIDVARALSEGLGGKFKIINKETREMEYIPSGKEPNSLVPFSLDGMPMVPKPVNKKIDTLYVPTENQLNTYETSITESLQSKIKPDSVHFLIDAIAPIAAHKFMALGSKAVQSNLKKDELIAIITSWLLDDEFSNPLIISKQQPAKTILEQFIKMATGKGLVSLDFCIGHVWRHCQPSIYRLLSFSELSDDLISDIVLLDERLKRYTFGPPVESLQQIIALINANKIDLDFVNNPEIELTDTGWEFTSDNKTKKVVTMVNSVLDSPQILKVMSPLAKGLINSEVVEPIHDKLGIRTKRNAIVESNKLDATFPLALMGRLAKGTLIGVDAIAECFGERSNFWAEGVIKRV, encoded by the coding sequence ATGAATAAACTACCAGAACTAGCGATTGTAGGTTGTGGACCTCGTGGATTATCTGCTCTTGAATCTTTATATTCAGAAGCAGCAAATAAAAAAGTATTACCCGAGACTTTGGTTTTTGAATCTAACAAATATCCAGGAGCAGGACAAGTATATAATTTAGACCAACCAGATAGTAATTGGTTAAATGTTTCAGAAAGAGGAATAGGCATTCCGCCAAGAAATAAAATTGTATTTAAAAATTTTAGCATTCCGGAATTCCCAGATTTCCAAAATTGGTCTGGTTATTCAAATAAGGAAAACAAAGATACTTCTGTAGATAAATTTCCATTTCGTTCTAAATTGGGTGAATATTTAAACCAACGATACCATAGCATTGCTGATGTTTTGATTGAAAATAAAATTATGACTTTTATAGCAGGCGAAGTTGATTGCCTTACAATAGAAAACGACTGTATAGGCATTGATGTTGTAGGTGGTAAAAACTACCATGTAAAACAAGCTGTTCTTTGCATTGGACACCAACCAATAGCGCTTGATGAACAATTGACTACATGGAAAAATAGAGTTCTTCAGTTAGATTTTATAAATCTCTTTACACAACCTTACCCAACTAATCGAATTTTAGAATCATTTGAAGCTCAAAATGAGATTTCTATTGGTATTCGTGGTTTTGGTTTAGCAATGATTGATGTAGCTCGTGCTTTGAGTGAAGGTTTAGGAGGTAAATTTAAAATTATAAATAAAGAAACTAGAGAAATGGAATATATACCTAGCGGAAAAGAGCCTAATTCATTAGTACCCTTTTCTCTCGATGGTATGCCAATGGTTCCGAAACCAGTAAATAAAAAAATAGATACATTATATGTACCTACTGAAAATCAGTTGAATACTTATGAAACGTCTATAACCGAAAGTTTGCAGTCAAAAATTAAACCTGATTCTGTTCACTTTCTTATTGATGCTATAGCACCTATAGCGGCTCATAAGTTTATGGCACTTGGTTCAAAAGCAGTACAATCTAACTTGAAGAAAGATGAATTAATTGCAATTATAACCTCATGGTTATTAGATGATGAGTTTTCAAACCCTCTTATTATCTCAAAGCAGCAGCCTGCAAAAACGATATTAGAGCAATTTATAAAAATGGCAACAGGCAAAGGTTTGGTTAGTCTAGATTTTTGTATTGGACATGTATGGCGACACTGCCAGCCTAGTATATACCGTCTTTTATCATTTTCAGAATTATCAGACGATTTAATATCAGATATCGTGTTGCTTGATGAACGTTTAAAAAGATACACTTTTGGACCACCAGTAGAAAGCTTGCAACAGATTATTGCATTGATAAATGCAAATAAAATTGATCTTGATTTTGTAAATAACCCAGAGATTGAATTGACCGATACGGGTTGGGAGTTTACTTCAGATAATAAAACAAAAAAAGTGGTTACAATGGTCAACTCAGTTTTAGACTCACCACAGATATTAAAAGTAATGAGTCCGCTAGCAAAAGGTTTGATCAATAGCGAAGTTGTAGAACCTATTCATGATAAATTGGGAATACGAACTAAAAGGAATGCGATTGTAGAAAGCAACAAATTAGATGCAACTTTTCCATTGGCTTTAATGGGACGATTAGCCAAAGGTACGTTAATAGGTGTAGATGCTATAGCAGAATGTTTTGGTGAGCGATCTAATTTCTGGGCAGAAGGTGTTATTAAAAGAGTATAG
- a CDS encoding PA2169 family four-helix-bundle protein, translated as MNDNIKEIESKMNSIIQKNEDAIKGYEKAAENAKSVGLQSYFNSKILERRNFLVNLKSAAPALDLREGIEGSVTGAIHRTWMDVKTAFSSNDDEAVLEEAIRGDKAAIEEYNEVLADVHLPVEAASIIRQQRDWLMDDLKQIKSMEDVA; from the coding sequence ATGAATGATAATATAAAAGAAATAGAATCAAAAATGAATTCGATCATCCAAAAAAATGAGGATGCGATTAAAGGATATGAAAAAGCAGCAGAAAATGCTAAAAGCGTCGGACTTCAAAGTTATTTTAATAGTAAAATTCTAGAAAGAAGAAATTTTCTCGTTAACTTAAAATCAGCTGCTCCAGCTCTTGATTTAAGAGAAGGTATTGAAGGAAGTGTTACGGGAGCTATACACAGAACTTGGATGGATGTAAAAACTGCATTTTCGAGTAATGATGATGAAGCTGTATTAGAAGAAGCTATTAGAGGCGATAAGGCCGCTATTGAAGAGTATAATGAGGTTTTAGCAGATGTTCATTTACCAGTGGAGGCTGCTTCTATAATTCGTCAACAGAGAGATTGGCTTATGGATGATTTAAAACAAATAAAATCGATGGAAGACGTTGCGTAA
- a CDS encoding YqaE/Pmp3 family membrane protein codes for MSIVTILLNIFLPPLAVFLKHGLGMTFLISLILTAIGWLPGVIHAFIVNREG; via the coding sequence ATGTCAATTGTAACAATCTTATTAAATATTTTTTTACCACCATTAGCCGTATTTTTGAAACATGGTTTGGGAATGACTTTTCTTATAAGCCTTATACTTACAGCCATTGGTTGGTTACCAGGGGTTATTCATGCTTTTATAGTAAATAGAGAAGGCTAA
- a CDS encoding LysE family translocator yields MMNFFTCLLLGFVIASSGSIVPSFLNLTVVKFSLKSGRKSAFYLIGGFATVLFFQANIGAYLSSVLMKNSEYITTIQKIGIGVLILLSINFFRLHFMSKGHKQKEEINKSKAYLHGLGMSLLNTFAIPFYFTSISLLIGLDYFEYSFLNSLYFSIGSTAGSFSLYALFATVASKIEHRLAFIATKMDFILGCLTGVVGIGNFIYLL; encoded by the coding sequence ATGATGAACTTTTTTACTTGTTTGCTTTTAGGATTTGTTATTGCATCTTCTGGCAGTATTGTACCTAGTTTTTTAAATTTAACAGTAGTTAAGTTTAGTTTAAAGAGCGGTAGAAAATCTGCCTTCTATCTGATAGGAGGCTTTGCAACAGTACTCTTTTTTCAAGCAAATATTGGTGCGTATCTATCAAGTGTTTTGATGAAAAATTCAGAATACATCACCACAATTCAAAAAATAGGTATAGGAGTTTTAATTCTTTTATCTATTAATTTTTTTAGATTACATTTCATGTCAAAAGGGCATAAACAGAAAGAAGAAATTAATAAATCTAAAGCTTATCTACACGGTTTAGGTATGTCTTTATTAAATACGTTTGCAATTCCATTTTACTTTACATCCATTTCTTTGTTGATAGGATTAGATTATTTTGAATACTCTTTTTTAAATAGCTTATATTTTTCAATTGGTTCTACTGCGGGTTCATTTTCGCTATATGCATTGTTTGCAACAGTCGCTAGCAAAATAGAACACAGGCTTGCATTTATAGCTACTAAAATGGATTTTATTTTAGGTTGCTTAACAGGTGTAGTTGGTATTGGTAATTTTATTTATTTACTTTAA
- a CDS encoding Fic family protein: MPNFDRNIPYNSLPLLPPKKTLETTTVLRKTIDASRALAQLNGMLTNLPNPTLFLDTIHLQEAKASSEIENIITTNDDLYKSLVADKKFDNPATKEVLSYKEALYNGLHDIEKRPFISTNLCIEIVQSIKKNTAGIRTTPGTALKNAKGETIYTPPTGETVIREKLANLETFINENDTIDPLIKMALMHYQFEAIHPFSDGNGRTGRILLLLYLKLEKLLDTPAIYLSEYIIKNKADYYNKLREVTENNDWESWILYMLEMVEYTANKGLKRLKDVTELMEQMTAEIKEKLPKAYSKELVEILFRLPYTKRQFLIDEKLGTPKTVGNYLIALEDAGFLISEKVGKEKLYLNHRLMAVLEAL, from the coding sequence ATGCCAAATTTCGATAGAAACATACCCTACAATAGCTTACCGCTATTGCCTCCGAAAAAAACACTAGAGACAACTACAGTTTTACGTAAAACTATTGATGCCAGTAGAGCGTTAGCACAGCTTAATGGTATGTTAACTAATTTACCGAATCCAACGTTATTTTTAGATACAATCCATCTACAAGAAGCAAAAGCAAGTTCCGAAATTGAAAACATTATTACAACGAATGATGATTTATACAAGTCTTTAGTTGCTGATAAAAAGTTTGATAACCCAGCTACAAAAGAAGTGCTAAGTTATAAAGAGGCTCTTTACAATGGGTTACATGATATAGAAAAACGCCCTTTTATAAGTACAAATTTGTGTATTGAAATTGTACAAAGCATTAAAAAAAACACCGCAGGTATTAGAACAACTCCTGGCACTGCTCTAAAAAATGCCAAGGGAGAAACTATTTACACGCCACCAACAGGAGAAACGGTTATAAGGGAGAAATTAGCCAATTTAGAAACCTTTATTAATGAAAATGATACTATAGACCCATTAATAAAAATGGCGTTAATGCATTATCAATTTGAAGCCATACACCCTTTTAGTGATGGTAATGGTAGAACAGGACGCATTTTATTATTACTCTATTTAAAATTAGAAAAACTTTTAGACACTCCAGCTATTTATTTAAGCGAGTATATTATAAAAAACAAAGCGGATTATTATAATAAACTACGTGAAGTTACCGAAAATAATGATTGGGAATCGTGGATATTGTATATGCTAGAAATGGTAGAATATACAGCTAACAAAGGTTTAAAGCGTTTAAAAGATGTCACCGAGTTAATGGAACAAATGACTGCTGAAATTAAAGAAAAATTGCCTAAAGCATATTCTAAAGAATTGGTTGAAATATTATTCAGACTACCATACACCAAACGACAATTTTTAATTGATGAAAAACTAGGAACCCCAAAAACGGTCGGGAATTATTTGATAGCATTAGAAGATGCTGGGTTTCTAATTTCTGAAAAGGTGGGTAAGGAAAAATTGTATCTCAATCATAGATTAATGGCTGTTTTAGAAGCGCTATAA
- a CDS encoding YafY family protein: MANSTHAHLRYNILDYCFRNRSYSFEELLRTVNEGIEELYPGENISERTLREDIKVFRDNKDGFGAPLKEGMRIYKYSDTNFSIAQRPLQKYEQYLIEAAQQLLSRFENHPKYNKLAEALIKFQDEEEQENDAKKILFYDHNEEYKGIKHLKPLYLAIKKKQALQIVYKGFKDKESTVFEFHPHILKQYNRRWFVFGYNKTAPRWQHSIPLDERLISFETLEDTDYLKSDIDWDTFFRTMVGVTRMNENVQKVVVRFHNGRGNYFKTKPFQPDYEEFFEEDKQDQVWFETIINKELVQQLLSYGQDIEVLEPEQLKKQMRENSKTMQQFYKD; the protein is encoded by the coding sequence ATGGCAAATAGTACACATGCACATTTGAGATATAATATTCTAGACTATTGCTTCCGCAATAGATCTTATAGTTTTGAGGAATTATTAAGAACTGTAAATGAAGGAATTGAAGAATTATATCCTGGAGAAAACATTTCAGAAAGAACATTACGTGAGGACATTAAAGTTTTCAGGGATAATAAAGACGGATTTGGTGCACCACTAAAAGAAGGGATGAGAATTTATAAGTACTCAGACACTAATTTCTCTATTGCACAACGACCATTACAGAAATATGAACAATATTTAATTGAAGCCGCGCAGCAATTATTATCGCGTTTTGAAAATCATCCAAAGTATAACAAATTGGCAGAAGCCTTAATTAAGTTTCAAGATGAAGAGGAACAGGAAAATGATGCTAAAAAAATCTTATTTTATGATCATAACGAAGAATACAAAGGTATTAAACACCTTAAGCCATTATATCTTGCAATTAAGAAAAAGCAAGCTTTACAGATAGTTTATAAAGGCTTTAAAGACAAGGAATCAACAGTTTTTGAATTTCATCCACATATTTTAAAACAATATAACAGAAGGTGGTTTGTCTTTGGATATAATAAAACAGCTCCAAGGTGGCAACACAGTATTCCATTAGATGAAAGACTTATAAGCTTTGAAACGCTTGAAGATACCGATTATTTAAAATCAGATATAGACTGGGACACATTCTTCAGAACAATGGTTGGTGTAACTAGAATGAACGAAAATGTACAGAAAGTAGTTGTGCGTTTCCATAATGGGAGGGGAAATTATTTTAAAACAAAACCATTTCAACCAGATTACGAAGAGTTTTTTGAAGAAGATAAACAGGATCAGGTCTGGTTTGAGACAATAATAAATAAAGAATTAGTCCAGCAATTGTTGTCTTATGGTCAGGATATAGAGGTGCTTGAGCCAGAGCAATTAAAAAAGCAAATGAGAGAAAATTCAAAAACAATGCAACAGTTTTATAAAGATTAA